A region from the Arachis ipaensis cultivar K30076 chromosome B01, Araip1.1, whole genome shotgun sequence genome encodes:
- the LOC107645997 gene encoding uncharacterized protein LOC107645997 produces the protein MAPSRVPATTLFSSSSILLTQEQFANLLIKLLMPTSFTNIQGITLKTIPSATKIKIKHVLESLYGFVVERVQTLNMEGKKKKRGGILFAKPDYKKAYVTLKTPLSINMNLFPLKMVEDARKQINKKNVSSVIEDEEEEEALA, from the coding sequence ATGGCGCCTTCGCGAGTCCCAGCTACAActctcttctcctcctcctcgatCCTTCTCACGCAGGAGCAGTTTGCGAACCTTCTAATAAAGCTACTAATGCCAACGAGCTTCACCAACATCCAAGGAATCACACTCAAGACAATTCCATCCGCCACCAAGATCAAGATAAAGCACGTCCTTGAGTCCCTCTATGGCTTCGTAGTCGAGAGGGTTCAAACCCTAAACatggaagggaagaagaagaagcgtggtGGCATCCTCTTTGCAAAACCCGATTACAAGAAGGCTTACGTCACTCTCAAGACCCCTCTTTCAATCAACATGAATCTTTTCCCGCTCAAAATGGTTGAAGATGCCAGGAAGCAGATAAACAAGAAGAACGTGTCAAGCGTCATTGAggacgaagaagaggaagaggcattGGCTTGA